One uncultured Flavobacterium sp. genomic window carries:
- a CDS encoding glycerophosphodiester phosphodiesterase family protein, with amino-acid sequence MLKIAHRGANGYEPENTLKAFQKALDLKADGIELDVHLSTDGHIIVIHDETIDRTTNGKGPVNTFSLSELKSFLIEGKHQIPTLNEVFDLVDKKCLINVELKGLGTAGKVVALIEEYISEKNWNYNHFIVSSFDWNLLQETSNLNSKIQIGVLTETDLESALAFAELIKAHAIHPDYQLLNSENVKQIQEQGFHVLPWTVDDEKDIQRIKSYKVNGIISDFPDKL; translated from the coding sequence ATGCTAAAAATTGCACATCGCGGTGCCAACGGCTACGAACCCGAAAACACCTTAAAAGCCTTTCAAAAAGCATTGGATCTAAAAGCTGACGGAATTGAACTCGACGTTCACCTTAGCACTGACGGACATATTATAGTGATTCACGACGAAACGATAGACAGAACAACTAACGGAAAAGGTCCAGTAAATACTTTTTCTTTATCTGAATTAAAATCGTTTTTGATTGAAGGAAAACACCAAATTCCAACTTTAAATGAGGTTTTTGATTTAGTTGACAAAAAATGTCTGATCAATGTCGAATTAAAAGGTTTAGGAACTGCAGGTAAAGTTGTCGCACTAATTGAAGAATATATTTCAGAAAAAAACTGGAATTACAATCATTTTATAGTTTCAAGTTTCGATTGGAATTTGCTGCAAGAAACATCCAATTTAAATTCAAAAATTCAGATAGGCGTTTTAACCGAAACTGATCTTGAATCAGCTTTGGCTTTCGCCGAATTGATAAAAGCACACGCCATTCATCCGGACTATCAGTTATTAAACTCTGAAAACGTAAAACAAATACAAGAACAGGGTTTTCACGTTCTACCCTGGACTGTGGATGATGAAAAAGATATTCAAAGAATAAAAAGCTATAAAGTAAACGGAATCATTTCTGATTTTCCAGATAAACTATAA
- a CDS encoding TspO/MBR family protein: protein MNKITKIAIALIVCLAVGYSASTVTRPSVETWYPTIIKPTFNPPNWIFLPVWTILYIFMAVAAGLVWDKIREQNEEVKKALGFFLIQLTLNAIWSYIFFGLKNPMLAVIEITLLWLMIYETYFKFIKINKIAGYLLIPYMAWVAFAGILNASIWWLNR from the coding sequence TTGAATAAGATAACCAAAATTGCAATTGCTCTAATCGTTTGTTTAGCAGTGGGATATTCTGCAAGCACTGTTACAAGACCAAGTGTTGAAACCTGGTATCCAACTATTATAAAGCCAACTTTTAATCCGCCCAATTGGATTTTTTTGCCTGTTTGGACAATACTTTATATTTTCATGGCAGTTGCAGCAGGATTGGTTTGGGACAAAATAAGAGAGCAAAACGAAGAGGTGAAAAAAGCATTAGGTTTCTTTTTAATTCAGTTGACATTGAATGCAATTTGGTCCTATATTTTCTTCGGATTAAAAAATCCAATGCTGGCCGTAATCGAAATTACGCTTTTATGGTTGATGATTTATGAAACCTATTTTAAGTTCATCAAAATCAATAAAATTGCCGGATATTTATTGATTCCGTATATGGCTTGGGTTGCTTTTGCAGGAATTTTGAATGCCAGTATTTGGTGGTTGAATAGATAA
- a CDS encoding NAD(P)/FAD-dependent oxidoreductase, translated as MIKNFDIIIVGGGAAGFFTAINIAEKNPKLKIAILERGKEVLSKVRVSGGGRCNVTHACFEPNELVKFYPRGEKELRGPFHQFCSGDTIEWFEKHGVELKIEEDGRMFPVSNSSQTIIDCFLKATEKLGIKVLTGQSVQSIFKKENHWKIDTQSDNFAAEKLILATGSNPKIWEMLQQHGHAIVSPVPSLFTFNIKDTRIKELPGVAAQVTVNVKDTKLESTGPLLITHWGMSGPAILKLSAWGARILHDKNYQFTIFVNWLNDVDTEDAEKILKDLKQEHAKKAVSKKSPFEFPNRLWESLVLASGIEAETKWADLSKIQLQNLTLQLTKAEFKVNGKSTFKEEFVTAGGIDLKEINFKTMGSKIHENLYFAGEIVNIDAITGGFNFQNAWTSGFILANSI; from the coding sequence ATGATCAAAAATTTCGACATAATTATTGTTGGCGGAGGCGCTGCAGGTTTTTTCACCGCAATTAATATTGCAGAGAAAAATCCAAAATTAAAAATTGCCATTTTAGAAAGAGGAAAAGAAGTCCTTTCTAAAGTCCGCGTTTCCGGTGGCGGACGCTGCAACGTTACGCACGCTTGTTTTGAGCCAAACGAATTAGTTAAATTTTATCCACGAGGTGAAAAAGAACTTCGAGGTCCGTTTCATCAATTTTGTTCCGGAGATACAATCGAATGGTTCGAAAAACATGGCGTTGAATTAAAAATCGAAGAAGACGGCAGAATGTTTCCTGTTTCGAATTCCTCTCAAACCATAATTGATTGTTTTCTAAAAGCAACCGAAAAATTAGGTATAAAAGTACTAACCGGACAAAGCGTTCAATCTATTTTCAAAAAAGAAAATCACTGGAAAATTGATACACAAAGCGACAATTTTGCTGCCGAAAAATTAATATTAGCAACCGGAAGCAACCCTAAAATCTGGGAAATGCTTCAACAACACGGACACGCCATTGTGAGCCCTGTTCCTTCCCTATTTACTTTCAATATAAAAGATACCCGAATTAAAGAATTACCCGGCGTTGCTGCACAAGTTACAGTAAACGTAAAAGATACAAAACTAGAATCAACAGGACCTTTGTTAATCACGCATTGGGGAATGAGCGGCCCAGCGATTCTAAAACTTTCGGCTTGGGGCGCACGTATTTTACATGATAAAAATTATCAGTTTACCATTTTCGTTAATTGGCTAAATGATGTTGATACTGAAGATGCCGAAAAAATCCTGAAAGATTTAAAACAAGAACACGCTAAAAAAGCCGTTTCTAAAAAATCTCCTTTTGAGTTTCCTAATCGTTTATGGGAAAGTTTGGTTTTGGCTTCGGGAATTGAAGCAGAAACCAAATGGGCCGATTTATCCAAAATTCAATTGCAAAATTTAACGCTTCAGCTTACAAAAGCAGAATTTAAGGTAAACGGAAAAAGTACTTTTAAAGAAGAATTTGTAACCGCAGGCGGAATCGATTTAAAAGAAATCAACTTTAAAACAATGGGAAGTAAAATCCATGAAAACCTTTATTTTGCTGGCGAAATTGTAAACATCGATGCTATTACAGGCGGATTTAATTTTCAAAATGCCTGGACAAGCGGGTTTATTTTGGCAAATTCAATTTAA
- a CDS encoding pseudouridine synthase — MNNKEGNNKRGGSRPNSSRPNSNKPKPPMAKRAQGPKKVKPAVKAAEEEKAEKIKKQNQAPKRQKAADEIRLNKYISNSGVCSRRDADIYIQSGNVKVNGVPVTEMGYLVKLNDVVNFDGVVLTPEKKEYILLNKPKNFTTALDEGQEYRNVLELVRGSTTAKIAPIGRMDKNTTGLLLFTNDTDMIRKFTLPSQKSSKIYQVSLDKNLKFEDLEKISKGLVLDGHRVFVEEISYIEKEAKSEVGLKLRSSNVKVVRAIFENFDYDVLRIDRVSFAGLTKKNLPRGNWRFLTEQEIINLKNV; from the coding sequence ATGAACAATAAGGAAGGCAATAATAAAAGAGGCGGTTCTAGACCAAATAGCTCTAGGCCAAACTCTAACAAGCCAAAACCTCCTATGGCGAAGCGTGCTCAAGGGCCGAAAAAAGTGAAACCTGCTGTTAAGGCTGCCGAAGAAGAAAAGGCGGAAAAAATCAAAAAACAGAATCAGGCTCCAAAAAGACAAAAAGCTGCAGACGAAATTCGTTTGAACAAATACATCTCTAATTCTGGTGTTTGTTCGCGTCGTGATGCCGATATATACATTCAATCTGGAAACGTAAAAGTAAATGGCGTTCCGGTAACTGAAATGGGTTATTTAGTAAAATTAAACGATGTTGTAAACTTTGACGGTGTTGTTTTGACTCCTGAAAAGAAAGAATACATCCTGTTGAACAAACCTAAAAACTTTACGACTGCTCTTGACGAAGGTCAGGAATATCGTAATGTTCTGGAATTGGTACGTGGTTCTACAACGGCAAAAATTGCTCCGATTGGCAGAATGGACAAAAACACTACTGGTTTGTTGTTGTTTACTAACGATACAGATATGATTCGTAAATTTACTTTACCAAGTCAGAAATCATCTAAAATCTATCAGGTTTCATTAGATAAAAACTTGAAATTTGAGGATTTAGAGAAAATTAGCAAAGGTTTGGTTCTTGACGGACACCGCGTATTTGTTGAGGAAATAAGTTATATTGAAAAAGAAGCAAAAAGCGAGGTAGGTCTTAAATTACGTTCATCAAACGTGAAAGTTGTTCGTGCAATTTTCGAAAACTTTGACTACGATGTTTTACGTATAGACCGTGTATCATTTGCTGGTTTGACCAAAAAGAACTTACCTAGAGGTAACTGGCGCTTTTTGACCGAGCAAGAAATTATCAACTTGAAGAACGTTTAA
- a CDS encoding DUF456 domain-containing protein, with amino-acid sequence MDLLLLSLGFICMIVGIFGSFLPVLPGLSSCWVGLLLLYLTKAVENNYWVLGITLLLTIIITVLDYVIPAKGTKKFGGSSYGVWGTNIGLIVGILAPIPFGVIIGPFLGALVGELIYDSKNHQRALKAATGSVLGFLASSFINFMFCIIFLGIFLNVTWRYRALLF; translated from the coding sequence ATGGATTTACTATTGCTATCGCTCGGTTTTATATGTATGATTGTTGGCATTTTTGGAAGTTTTCTTCCTGTTTTACCCGGTTTATCCAGTTGTTGGGTAGGTTTGTTGTTATTGTACCTGACAAAAGCGGTAGAGAATAATTATTGGGTTCTGGGTATCACACTTTTGCTTACCATAATTATTACTGTTTTGGATTATGTAATTCCGGCCAAAGGAACCAAAAAGTTTGGTGGAAGTTCTTACGGAGTTTGGGGAACCAATATTGGTTTAATAGTTGGCATTCTGGCCCCTATACCTTTTGGGGTTATTATTGGTCCTTTTCTGGGAGCATTAGTTGGAGAACTAATTTATGACTCTAAAAATCATCAGCGTGCATTAAAAGCTGCGACGGGATCTGTACTTGGTTTTCTGGCTTCAAGTTTTATTAATTTCATGTTCTGTATCATTTTTCTTGGTATTTTTTTGAATGTAACATGGCGATATCGAGCATTATTGTTTTAA
- a CDS encoding DUF937 domain-containing protein, which translates to MTPNLQIELRRFISSNVVSKLNKFYFENDALLIKGIDVSIGTILMGLYNRAGESGFYKEIISLIKDDSTFYQEVDFASGRILSVDDCYRLEGNALLKEIFTEKKGRISEMISNEVGIKSETAREILNFSALLVVSYLKNNIQLLDSLKLLLEEQKREILNSIHPGIKIILGFSCYESVEDKNQSIGRSIFTLFGHNFFSF; encoded by the coding sequence ATGACTCCTAACCTACAAATTGAACTTAGACGTTTTATTTCGTCTAATGTTGTCTCAAAATTGAATAAATTTTATTTTGAAAACGATGCGCTTTTAATTAAAGGAATTGATGTTTCGATAGGAACAATTTTAATGGGATTGTATAATAGGGCCGGGGAGTCGGGTTTTTACAAAGAAATTATCTCATTAATAAAAGACGATTCAACATTTTATCAGGAAGTTGATTTTGCTTCTGGTCGAATTTTATCAGTCGACGACTGTTACCGATTAGAAGGAAACGCTTTATTAAAAGAAATTTTTACCGAAAAAAAAGGCAGAATTTCTGAAATGATTTCTAACGAAGTTGGAATCAAAAGCGAAACGGCAAGAGAAATCCTTAACTTCTCAGCATTATTAGTCGTTTCTTACTTAAAGAACAATATTCAATTGTTAGACAGTTTAAAATTATTGCTTGAAGAGCAAAAAAGAGAGATTTTAAACAGCATTCATCCCGGAATCAAAATTATCTTAGGTTTCTCTTGTTATGAATCAGTTGAAGATAAAAACCAATCCATCGGAAGATCAATCTTCACACTATTTGGCCATAACTTTTTCAGTTTTTAA
- a CDS encoding diphosphomevalonate decarboxylase gives MFTATDFIPKKYTSTIENGNFEWSAPSNIALVKYWGKKDNQIPANPSVSFTLNNCKTITKLGFSKKSVSTPLSVTDGFSFDLLFEGKPKEDFKPKIQKFLERVEVYLPFLKEYHFTIDTQNTFPHSSGIASSASGMAALAMNFMSLEKLLNPEMTDDYFYQKASFLARLGSGSACRSVKGNVVVWGNQANIEGSSDLFGVEFPYTIHENFKNYQDTILLVDKGEKQVSSTVGHDLMHNHPYAERRFAQAHENLDQLIAIFENGNLDEFIKVVESEALTLHAMMMTSMPYFILMKPNTLQIINAIWKFRQETQIPVCFTLDAGANVHVLYPENVIGKVLQFIQDELVVFCQNGQYICDKIGSGSIAL, from the coding sequence ATGTTTACAGCTACTGATTTTATTCCTAAAAAATATACTTCAACCATCGAAAATGGAAATTTTGAATGGAGCGCTCCAAGCAATATTGCATTAGTAAAATATTGGGGAAAAAAAGACAATCAAATTCCGGCAAATCCTTCGGTAAGTTTTACTTTGAATAACTGCAAAACGATTACAAAATTGGGATTTTCTAAGAAAAGCGTTTCGACTCCGCTCAGTGTGACAGATGGATTTTCTTTTGATTTACTTTTTGAAGGAAAACCAAAAGAAGACTTCAAACCAAAAATCCAGAAGTTTCTAGAAAGAGTTGAAGTTTATCTTCCGTTTTTAAAGGAATATCATTTTACGATTGATACACAAAATACGTTTCCTCACAGTTCAGGAATTGCATCTTCGGCTTCTGGAATGGCAGCTTTGGCAATGAATTTCATGAGCTTAGAAAAGTTGTTGAATCCTGAAATGACCGATGATTATTTTTATCAAAAAGCATCATTTTTAGCGCGTTTAGGTTCTGGAAGTGCCTGCCGAAGTGTAAAAGGAAATGTAGTTGTTTGGGGAAATCAGGCAAATATTGAAGGAAGTTCAGATTTATTTGGAGTTGAATTTCCGTACACGATTCATGAAAATTTCAAAAATTATCAGGATACTATTTTATTGGTTGATAAAGGCGAAAAACAAGTTTCAAGCACTGTAGGGCACGATTTGATGCACAATCACCCTTACGCTGAAAGACGTTTTGCTCAGGCTCATGAAAATCTGGATCAATTAATTGCCATTTTTGAAAACGGAAATTTAGACGAATTCATAAAAGTGGTTGAAAGTGAAGCTTTGACTTTGCATGCTATGATGATGACATCGATGCCATATTTTATTTTGATGAAGCCAAACACCTTGCAAATTATAAATGCAATTTGGAAATTCAGACAAGAAACCCAGATTCCGGTATGTTTTACGCTTGATGCCGGCGCAAATGTTCATGTTTTATATCCCGAAAACGTTATCGGAAAAGTATTACAATTTATTCAGGACGAATTAGTTGTATTTTGCCAGAATGGTCAGTACATTTGCGACAAAATTGGAAGCGGATCAATTGCATTATAA
- a CDS encoding mevalonate kinase, with translation MKGPLFYSKILLFGEYGIIRDSKGLSIPYNFYNGALKKTEEPSAEAIASNASLKRFASYLETLQTEQPELVAFDLVNLKNDVETGMYFDSSIPQGYGVGSSGALVAAIYDKYATHKITVLENLTREKLLQLKNIFAQMESFFHGKSSGLDPLNSYLSIPILINSKDNIEATGIPTQSFNGKGAVFLLDSGIVGETAPMVNIFMENLKDKGFRTMLKNQFVKYTDACVENFLHGDMKSLFTNTKKLSKVVLNNFKPMIPEQFHGIWQNGIDTNDYYLKLCGSGGGGYILGFTEDLERAKAALKDYKLEVVYQF, from the coding sequence ATGAAAGGACCATTATTTTACTCAAAAATATTACTCTTTGGAGAATACGGAATCATTCGTGACTCTAAAGGACTTTCTATTCCTTATAATTTTTACAACGGTGCGTTGAAGAAAACCGAAGAACCTTCGGCAGAAGCAATAGCATCAAATGCAAGTTTAAAACGTTTTGCATCTTACCTTGAAACTTTACAAACGGAACAACCTGAATTAGTTGCTTTTGATTTAGTAAATTTAAAAAATGATGTTGAAACCGGAATGTATTTTGACTCAAGTATTCCACAAGGATACGGAGTTGGTAGTAGCGGTGCTCTTGTTGCTGCTATTTATGATAAATATGCTACACACAAAATAACAGTTTTAGAGAATTTAACTCGTGAAAAACTATTACAATTAAAAAATATATTTGCTCAAATGGAGAGTTTTTTCCACGGAAAAAGTTCTGGTTTAGATCCTTTAAACAGTTATTTGAGTATCCCAATTTTAATCAATTCTAAAGATAATATTGAAGCAACAGGTATTCCAACCCAAAGTTTTAACGGAAAAGGCGCTGTGTTTTTATTAGACTCTGGAATTGTTGGAGAAACGGCTCCAATGGTAAACATTTTTATGGAAAACCTTAAGGATAAAGGTTTCCGTACGATGCTTAAAAACCAATTTGTAAAATATACTGATGCTTGTGTAGAAAACTTTTTACATGGTGACATGAAATCTTTGTTTACCAATACTAAAAAGCTGTCTAAAGTTGTTTTAAATAACTTTAAGCCAATGATCCCAGAACAATTTCACGGAATCTGGCAAAACGGAATCGACACAAACGATTATTACTTAAAACTTTGCGGTTCTGGCGGTGGCGGTTATATTCTTGGTTTTACTGAAGATTTAGAACGTGCTAAAGCAGCTTTGAAAGACTATAAATTAGAAGTTGTTTATCAATTTTAA
- a CDS encoding DUF502 domain-containing protein — protein MKSIFKIIKATFLGGILFLTPLVLLLIILEKGYHIIQKITHPIVNQFPKVKILGLAIEEIAAILIIAFICIAAGLIAKTTYAQKLIHKLEDGILSFVPGYSFMKSINESMMGFESNQDLKVVLVPTDAGLQFAFLIEQINENNFSVFIPNAPNPWSGSVVFVEKKDIKEVDMTQKQALACIRKLGFGSKELLKNKL, from the coding sequence ATGAAAAGTATTTTTAAAATAATCAAGGCAACTTTTTTAGGAGGGATTCTATTTCTGACACCACTCGTTTTATTATTGATTATTCTGGAAAAAGGATATCATATCATTCAAAAAATCACACATCCTATTGTAAATCAATTTCCAAAGGTGAAGATTTTAGGATTGGCAATTGAGGAAATTGCAGCCATATTGATTATTGCCTTTATTTGTATTGCAGCTGGTTTAATAGCCAAAACAACATATGCACAAAAACTAATTCATAAATTAGAAGATGGAATTTTAAGCTTTGTTCCTGGTTATTCTTTTATGAAAAGCATAAATGAAAGTATGATGGGTTTTGAATCTAATCAGGATTTAAAAGTCGTTCTGGTTCCTACAGATGCAGGTTTGCAATTTGCTTTTTTAATTGAACAAATAAACGAAAACAACTTTTCAGTTTTTATTCCGAATGCTCCAAATCCGTGGAGTGGTTCTGTTGTTTTTGTAGAGAAAAAAGACATCAAAGAAGTCGACATGACTCAAAAACAAGCTTTGGCCTGTATTCGAAAATTAGGCTTTGGCTCTAAGGAATTACTAAAAAATAAACTTTGA
- a CDS encoding tetratricopeptide repeat protein, giving the protein MNKFKALIIVLFLISFKIFACLNGDTKVLKNGVEIYYDEHELIPIGHKFNVQNFPELIQELETQYKKTNDIDYLSDKGYVLIISGKYQEALKLYLEIEKLKPNRYSTASNLGTLYELMGENEKAYEWIKKSIQLNPESHKGSEWLHLKILEAKIKDLKEVSGEFLINTTFGLEIVPKTKLSKKELEDLEKALYYQLNERITFIKPKDQIISVLLFELGNIAILNKDYLSASEIYELSKKYGFQDELINKRTILCYESWVRYYSSKAEELEIKKGGSFRLEGYQIDAVVISLIVVSVLFLGLLIYVIILFKKNRKLKKIT; this is encoded by the coding sequence ATGAATAAATTCAAGGCTCTTATTATTGTATTATTTTTAATCTCATTTAAGATTTTTGCTTGTTTGAATGGAGATACTAAGGTTTTGAAAAATGGAGTTGAGATTTATTACGATGAACATGAATTAATTCCTATTGGACATAAGTTTAATGTGCAGAATTTTCCAGAATTGATTCAAGAACTCGAGACTCAATATAAGAAAACAAACGATATTGATTATTTATCCGATAAAGGATATGTTTTAATTATTAGTGGAAAATATCAAGAAGCTTTAAAATTATATTTAGAGATTGAAAAATTAAAACCTAATCGATATTCTACAGCATCTAACCTTGGAACGCTGTATGAATTAATGGGAGAAAATGAAAAAGCATATGAATGGATTAAAAAATCGATTCAGCTAAATCCGGAATCTCATAAAGGATCTGAATGGCTTCATTTGAAAATATTAGAAGCAAAAATCAAGGATCTTAAAGAGGTTTCAGGTGAATTTTTAATCAATACTACTTTTGGTTTAGAAATAGTTCCCAAAACAAAATTATCTAAGAAAGAGTTAGAAGATTTAGAGAAAGCGTTGTATTATCAATTAAACGAGCGTATCACTTTTATAAAACCAAAAGATCAAATTATTTCGGTTTTACTTTTTGAATTAGGAAATATTGCAATTTTAAATAAAGACTATTTGTCTGCTTCAGAAATATATGAGCTTTCAAAGAAATATGGATTTCAAGATGAATTGATTAACAAGAGAACAATACTTTGTTATGAGAGTTGGGTGCGATATTATTCGAGTAAAGCTGAAGAACTTGAAATAAAAAAAGGTGGTTCTTTTAGATTAGAAGGATACCAAATAGATGCAGTTGTGATTAGTTTGATTGTTGTATCAGTTTTGTTTTTGGGTTTATTGATTTATGTTATTATTCTTTTCAAAAAAAATAGAAAATTGAAGAAGATTACTTAG
- a CDS encoding glycosyltransferase, with the protein MISVLFLILIIYVFSIGLLIYGFTKVKKYQKSGLKPQTSFTIIVPFRNEAENLPKLLQRFLELNYPDNLFEVILVDDSSNEKFQVSDFRFQVSIIDNIRVSNSPKKDAISTAMQHVKTNWVITTDADCIVPENWLLTFDNYIQKNNVSMLAGAVTYECEKSFLHHFQQLDLISLQGATIGSFGLQKAFMCNGANFAYTKSLFEKLNGFDGNDKIASGDDVFLLQKAANLFPDEVYYLKCDEAIVVTKPTENWKSLFYQRVRWAAKTSSYQSVFGKVLGLIVFFGNLSFVVGFFFVVFGIMPYPFFVLFAFFKFTIDFVLLYITNQFLTKTRIKSLLLSSLLYPFFSTTVALYSLFGSYEWKGRKFKS; encoded by the coding sequence ATGATTTCGGTTCTATTTCTCATATTGATCATTTACGTATTTAGTATTGGATTGCTTATTTATGGTTTTACCAAAGTAAAAAAATATCAGAAATCAGGCTTAAAACCTCAAACAAGTTTTACAATTATAGTTCCGTTCAGGAATGAAGCCGAGAATTTACCAAAGCTTTTGCAGCGTTTTTTGGAACTTAATTATCCTGATAATTTGTTCGAAGTGATTTTGGTAGATGATAGCTCGAATGAAAAGTTTCAAGTTTCAGATTTCAGATTTCAGGTTTCGATAATTGATAATATTCGCGTTTCGAATTCTCCTAAAAAAGATGCTATTTCAACAGCAATGCAACATGTAAAAACCAATTGGGTAATTACTACTGATGCAGATTGTATTGTGCCTGAAAATTGGCTTTTAACATTTGATAATTATATTCAGAAGAATAACGTTTCGATGCTTGCCGGTGCTGTTACTTATGAATGTGAAAAATCTTTTTTACATCACTTTCAGCAACTAGATTTAATAAGTTTGCAAGGCGCAACAATAGGAAGTTTTGGACTCCAAAAAGCGTTTATGTGCAACGGAGCCAATTTTGCTTACACAAAATCATTGTTTGAAAAATTAAACGGATTTGATGGAAATGATAAAATTGCCAGCGGAGATGATGTTTTTCTATTGCAAAAAGCAGCTAATTTATTCCCTGATGAAGTTTATTATCTAAAATGTGATGAAGCTATTGTTGTAACAAAACCAACTGAGAACTGGAAATCCTTATTTTATCAAAGAGTGCGTTGGGCAGCAAAAACAAGTTCGTATCAAAGTGTTTTTGGAAAGGTTTTAGGTTTAATTGTTTTTTTTGGAAATCTGAGTTTTGTTGTTGGATTTTTCTTTGTTGTTTTTGGGATTATGCCTTATCCATTTTTTGTGTTGTTTGCTTTTTTTAAGTTTACAATTGATTTTGTACTGCTTTATATCACTAATCAATTTTTGACAAAAACCAGAATTAAAAGTTTGCTTTTGAGTAGTTTGCTTTATCCTTTTTTTAGTACAACTGTAGCTTTGTATAGTTTGTTTGGTTCTTATGAATGGAAGGGGAGAAAGTTTAAAAGTTAA
- a CDS encoding geranylgeranylglycerol-phosphate geranylgeranyltransferase: MLSRQHKLLVMKIISLFSVVRGYNIPIIVLAQYLSAIFILAPEKRALDILLDFNLFLIVFASAITIASGYIINNFYDSQKDLINRPNKSMLDRLVSQKTKLSVYFTLNFIAALMALIVSWRAFLFFSGYIFLIWFYSHKIKRYPVVGNLTAAFLAVLPFFAILLYFYNKISFEEIEDHMSHFAVISAHAVFLFLLLLIREMIKDLENLKGDLANDYRTIPILYNEKVSKKIITVLTFLTVIPVYILINIYDVGYMDIYFYVCFIVLLFFLLYLWKSNSKEQFLLLHNVLKFLIVSGVFCIVLINPSVLWHGKNLLLKF; this comes from the coding sequence ATGTTAAGCAGACAACACAAACTTTTAGTGATGAAAATTATCAGTTTGTTCTCTGTTGTAAGAGGTTACAACATTCCGATTATTGTTTTAGCACAGTATTTATCGGCCATTTTTATATTGGCTCCTGAGAAAAGAGCGCTTGATATTTTACTTGATTTCAATTTGTTTTTGATTGTTTTTGCTTCTGCCATTACTATTGCATCGGGGTATATTATTAATAATTTTTACGATAGTCAAAAGGATTTAATTAATCGTCCAAACAAATCAATGCTGGATCGATTGGTGAGCCAAAAAACAAAACTTTCGGTTTATTTTACACTTAATTTTATTGCAGCTTTAATGGCTTTGATTGTTTCGTGGCGCGCTTTTTTGTTTTTTTCAGGATACATTTTTCTGATTTGGTTTTACTCTCATAAAATAAAAAGATATCCAGTTGTTGGTAATCTAACAGCTGCATTTCTGGCAGTTCTACCTTTTTTTGCAATTCTATTGTATTTCTACAACAAAATTTCGTTTGAAGAAATTGAGGATCACATGAGTCATTTTGCAGTGATATCGGCGCATGCAGTTTTCTTGTTTTTATTATTGCTAATTCGGGAAATGATAAAGGACCTCGAGAATTTAAAAGGTGATTTAGCTAATGATTATAGAACAATCCCTATACTTTATAACGAAAAGGTTTCTAAAAAAATTATCACGGTTCTAACATTTTTGACAGTGATTCCGGTTTATATTCTGATCAACATTTATGATGTGGGTTATATGGATATTTACTTTTATGTGTGTTTTATTGTTTTGTTGTTTTTCTTGCTCTATCTATGGAAATCAAATTCTAAGGAACAATTTTTATTACTGCATAATGTTTTAAAATTCCTGATTGTTTCGGGCGTTTTTTGCATTGTTCTAATTAATCCGAGTGTTTTGTGGCATGGGAAAAATTTGCTTTTGAAGTTTTAA